The following proteins are encoded in a genomic region of Roseisolibacter agri:
- the cysS gene encoding cysteine--tRNA ligase — translation MTNATPSALPETRMPEFRLYNTLTRSVEPFVPTDGRTVRMYTCGPTVYNPAHLGNFRTFLFEDLFRRAIALQGWTVQQVMNLTDVDDKIIKRALERGLTIQALTDPVVETFHADRKYLRIQDAESYPRATEYIPQMIALVERLIANGVAYQADDQSVYFAIDRFPGYGKLSRLDRREVKSGARVAQDEYSKENAQDFALWKAAKEEDERTGAAWDSPWGRGRPGWHLECSAMAMELLGETLDVHCGGVDLVFPHHEDEIAQSEGATGKEFSRFWCHGAFLLTEGQKMAKRLGNVSNVQGLRDEGVTGAAYRHVVFSTHYRKELNLSADALEASLTAVRRVGEFAARLASATGGTPELAQAAAEAEREFRAALADDLNAPEAMAALFVFIKRANAELDRHGDDAAALEAARRVFGIIDGVLDLVPERGDTDAELAAWVDERLAARKAARAARDFAGADAIRDELLARGIELKDTPQGTTWQRR, via the coding sequence ATGACCAACGCCACGCCGTCCGCACTGCCGGAGACCCGGATGCCGGAGTTCCGGCTGTACAACACGCTCACCCGCAGCGTCGAGCCGTTCGTGCCGACGGACGGGCGCACCGTGCGCATGTACACCTGCGGGCCGACGGTCTACAACCCGGCGCACCTCGGCAACTTCCGCACGTTCCTGTTCGAGGACCTGTTCCGCCGCGCCATCGCCCTGCAGGGCTGGACGGTGCAGCAGGTCATGAACCTCACCGACGTCGACGACAAGATCATCAAGCGCGCGCTGGAGCGCGGGCTGACGATCCAGGCGCTCACCGACCCGGTCGTCGAGACGTTCCACGCGGACCGGAAGTACCTGCGCATCCAGGACGCGGAGTCGTATCCGCGCGCGACGGAGTACATCCCGCAGATGATCGCGCTCGTCGAGCGCCTGATCGCCAACGGCGTCGCGTACCAGGCCGACGACCAGTCGGTGTACTTCGCGATCGACCGCTTCCCGGGCTACGGCAAGCTGTCGCGCCTCGACCGCCGCGAGGTGAAGAGCGGCGCGCGCGTCGCGCAGGACGAGTACTCCAAGGAGAACGCGCAGGACTTCGCGCTCTGGAAGGCGGCCAAGGAGGAGGACGAGCGCACGGGCGCCGCGTGGGACTCGCCGTGGGGCCGCGGGCGCCCGGGCTGGCACCTCGAGTGCTCCGCCATGGCGATGGAGCTGCTCGGCGAGACGCTCGACGTGCACTGCGGCGGCGTGGACCTCGTCTTCCCGCACCACGAGGACGAGATCGCGCAGAGCGAGGGCGCGACGGGGAAGGAGTTCTCGCGCTTCTGGTGCCACGGCGCGTTCCTGCTCACCGAGGGCCAGAAGATGGCCAAGCGGCTCGGAAACGTGAGCAACGTGCAGGGGCTGCGCGACGAGGGCGTGACGGGCGCGGCCTACCGCCACGTCGTCTTCTCGACGCACTACCGCAAGGAGCTCAACCTCTCCGCCGACGCGCTGGAGGCGAGCCTCACGGCGGTGCGCCGCGTGGGCGAGTTCGCGGCCCGGCTGGCGTCGGCGACCGGTGGCACGCCCGAGCTGGCGCAGGCGGCCGCGGAGGCCGAGCGCGAGTTCCGCGCGGCGCTGGCGGACGACCTGAACGCCCCCGAGGCGATGGCGGCGCTGTTCGTCTTCATCAAGCGCGCGAACGCGGAGCTCGACCGCCACGGCGACGACGCCGCGGCGCTGGAGGCGGCGCGGCGCGTCTTCGGGATCATCGACGGCGTGCTGGACCTCGTGCCCGAGCGCGGGGACACGGACGCCGAGCTGGCGGCGTGGGTGGACGAGCGGCTGGCGGCGCGGAAGGCGGCGCGCGCGGCGCGCGACTTCGCCGGCGCTGACGCGATCCGCGACGAGCTGCTGGCGCGCGGCATCGAGCTCAAGGACACGCCGCAGGGCACGACCTGGCAGCGCCGGTAG